A portion of the Streptomyces erythrochromogenes genome contains these proteins:
- a CDS encoding pirin family protein, with translation MPAVTVENPLTLPRVAEPQAVAPRKVLAVVSAPSGFEGEGFPVRRAFAGINYQYLDPFIMMDQMGEVEYAPGEPKGTPWHPHRGFETVTYLIDGTFVHQDSNGGGGVINGGDTQWMTAGSGLLHIEAPPESLVVSGGLFHGLQLWVNLPASDKMMPPRYQDIGGGKVTLLSTPDGGSLLRVIAGELDGHEGPGITHTPITMIHATVAPGAQITLPWREDFNALAYVMAGRGSVGEDRRPLHTGQTAVFGEGGSLTVRADESQDSNAPDLEIVLLGGRPIREPMAHYGPFVMNSKHELQQAFDDFQAGRLGRIPTTARTGLGHRGAGRADEE, from the coding sequence ATGCCCGCAGTGACTGTTGAGAACCCGTTGACGCTTCCGCGCGTGGCCGAGCCGCAGGCCGTCGCCCCGCGCAAGGTGCTGGCCGTCGTCTCCGCTCCGAGTGGGTTCGAGGGTGAGGGATTCCCGGTGCGGCGCGCGTTCGCCGGGATCAACTACCAGTACCTCGACCCGTTCATCATGATGGATCAGATGGGCGAGGTGGAGTATGCGCCGGGCGAGCCGAAGGGCACGCCGTGGCACCCGCACCGAGGCTTCGAGACCGTCACGTACCTGATCGACGGAACCTTCGTCCACCAGGACAGCAACGGCGGCGGCGGAGTCATCAACGGCGGCGACACCCAGTGGATGACGGCAGGTTCCGGCCTGCTGCACATCGAGGCCCCGCCGGAGTCCCTCGTCGTCAGCGGCGGCCTCTTCCACGGCCTCCAGCTGTGGGTGAACCTGCCGGCCTCCGACAAGATGATGCCCCCGCGCTACCAGGACATCGGCGGCGGCAAGGTCACCCTGCTGTCCACCCCGGACGGCGGCTCCCTGCTCCGGGTGATCGCCGGTGAGCTCGACGGCCACGAGGGCCCGGGCATCACCCACACGCCCATCACGATGATCCACGCGACCGTCGCCCCGGGAGCCCAGATCACCCTGCCGTGGCGCGAGGACTTCAACGCCCTGGCGTACGTGATGGCCGGGCGCGGGTCGGTCGGCGAGGACCGCAGGCCCCTCCACACCGGACAGACGGCCGTGTTCGGCGAGGGTGGATCCCTCACGGTGCGGGCGGACGAGTCCCAGGACTCCAACGCCCCGGACCTGGAGATCGTCCTCCTCGGCGGGCGACCGATCCGGGAGCCGATGGCGCACTACGGGCCGTTCGTCATGAACAGCAAGCACGAGCTCCAGCAGGCCTTCGACGACTTCCAGGCGGGTCGGCTGGGCCGCATCCCCACCACCGCCCGCACCGGTCTCGGCCACCGCGGCGCGGGCCGGGCGGACGAGGAGTAG
- a CDS encoding peptidase inhibitor family I36 protein, with protein MTEGRTARPRGPWRMVVAAFGAMAMAVVGVTGADAAPAAGPFAVQAERAGLSPAQAKELQARVDGYLRRTGGVQTAANQIGYDGARLTLPLPGQERAQVITAAGPAPLSCASTYFCAYQGRNFTGAMLDVWRCSDNLFIPWLETDGSWYNNQTRGTQARFQNGGGGSWYVGGALSEQRTGVRWNDIYYIDPC; from the coding sequence GTGACAGAAGGTCGTACGGCGAGGCCGCGCGGGCCGTGGCGGATGGTTGTCGCAGCGTTCGGTGCCATGGCCATGGCCGTGGTCGGGGTGACGGGAGCCGACGCCGCTCCGGCGGCCGGGCCCTTCGCGGTCCAGGCCGAGCGGGCGGGGCTGAGCCCGGCGCAGGCGAAGGAGCTCCAGGCCCGGGTCGACGGGTACCTCCGCCGCACCGGAGGAGTTCAGACCGCGGCGAACCAGATCGGTTACGACGGTGCGAGGCTGACGCTGCCCCTGCCGGGCCAGGAGCGGGCGCAGGTCATCACGGCGGCCGGCCCCGCGCCGCTCAGCTGCGCGTCCACCTACTTCTGCGCCTACCAGGGACGGAACTTCACCGGCGCGATGCTGGACGTGTGGAGGTGCAGCGACAACCTGTTCATCCCGTGGCTGGAGACGGACGGGTCCTGGTACAACAACCAGACCCGTGGGACGCAGGCCCGGTTCCAGAACGGTGGGGGCGGCTCGTGGTACGTGGGCGGGGCCCTTTCGGAGCAGCGCACGGGAGTCAGATGGAACGACATCTACTACATAGACCCCTGCTGA
- a CDS encoding SseB family protein, with protein sequence MYGYDQNPGAQQQYAQQPPQGYAQQAPLYPEPSPPSLADAVRAFTTGSLSAEDFQQVFATSKVYCPRGDTPGFLALHNTQQPVIPMFTTLKELRRYAGKESKYFVITGAEVIDLLPTGYGFVLDMEGDHRMVFDAKAVEQMVDFAMRRMYG encoded by the coding sequence ATGTACGGCTACGACCAGAACCCGGGTGCCCAGCAGCAGTATGCGCAGCAGCCCCCGCAGGGCTACGCGCAGCAGGCGCCGCTGTACCCGGAGCCGTCCCCGCCGTCCCTCGCGGACGCCGTGCGGGCCTTCACCACGGGGTCCCTCTCCGCCGAGGACTTCCAGCAGGTGTTCGCCACGTCGAAGGTGTACTGCCCGCGCGGCGACACCCCCGGCTTCCTGGCGCTGCACAACACGCAGCAGCCGGTCATTCCCATGTTCACCACGCTCAAGGAGCTCCGCCGGTACGCCGGCAAGGAGTCCAAGTACTTCGTCATCACCGGCGCCGAGGTGATCGACCTGCTGCCCACCGGCTACGGCTTCGTCCTCGACATGGAGGGCGACCACCGGATGGTCTTCGACGCGAAGGCGGTCGAGCAGATGGTCGACTTCGCCATGCGCCGCATGTACGGCTAG
- a CDS encoding ArsR/SmtB family transcription factor — protein sequence MHFTAEDLFNVTFADGPLPMVELAMALVAWQRTDEAAVFGRWRARVGQELPSRVQPLLELLRPDGDNPPFVEPYARTLEEGLAAVREAAPLLTGEELARAAARAPGRDSWLRALWGQDREAWDQLGGALTAAHESLVAPHWARIRQSFQADVAWRTRLLAAHGIRACLASTHPAADWSGTVFEVARPPHYEVHLGGRGLILMPSPFWTGRPLVAEHPDGPHVLLYPAMTPLPLTSPGPAEGALDALLGRTRAAVLQRLVQRRTTSELARELDISLPSVSEHTRTLRAAGLITTERDGKAVLHAVTGLGADLLHSGG from the coding sequence GTGCACTTCACGGCCGAGGACCTGTTCAACGTCACCTTCGCCGACGGGCCGCTCCCCATGGTGGAGCTGGCGATGGCCCTGGTGGCCTGGCAGCGCACCGACGAGGCGGCGGTTTTCGGCCGCTGGCGGGCGCGCGTCGGCCAGGAGCTCCCCTCCCGGGTGCAGCCCCTGCTGGAGCTGTTGCGCCCGGACGGTGACAACCCGCCGTTCGTCGAGCCGTACGCGCGCACCCTGGAGGAGGGCCTGGCCGCCGTAAGGGAGGCCGCGCCGCTGTTGACCGGCGAGGAGCTGGCCCGCGCCGCCGCCCGGGCGCCCGGACGCGACTCCTGGCTGCGGGCGCTGTGGGGCCAGGACCGCGAGGCGTGGGACCAGCTGGGCGGCGCGCTCACGGCGGCCCACGAGAGCCTGGTGGCCCCGCACTGGGCCCGGATCCGGCAGTCCTTCCAGGCGGACGTCGCCTGGCGCACGCGGCTGCTGGCCGCCCACGGCATCAGGGCGTGCCTCGCCAGTACGCACCCGGCGGCCGACTGGTCCGGGACCGTCTTCGAAGTGGCCCGGCCGCCGCACTACGAGGTCCACCTCGGCGGGCGCGGGCTGATCCTGATGCCCTCGCCGTTCTGGACGGGCCGGCCGCTGGTGGCCGAGCACCCGGACGGGCCGCACGTCCTGCTCTACCCGGCGATGACCCCGCTGCCGCTGACCTCCCCGGGCCCGGCCGAAGGCGCGCTGGACGCGCTGCTGGGACGGACCAGGGCGGCGGTGCTCCAGAGGCTGGTGCAGCGGCGCACGACCAGCGAGCTGGCCCGGGAACTCGACATCAGCCTCCCCTCGGTCTCGGAGCACACCCGCACCCTGCGCGCGGCCGGCCTGATCACCACCGAGCGGGACGGCAAGGCGGTCCTGCACGCGGTGACGGGCCTGGGCGCGGACCTCCTGCACAGCGGCGGCTGA
- a CDS encoding DUF397 domain-containing protein: protein MASSGIDLSAATWRKSSYSNGTGGECVEVAEGFLGAAQWRRSSYSNGTGGDCVEVADGLTGVVPVRDSKRPDGGVVMIGAAAWGPFVASLKGR, encoded by the coding sequence ATGGCAAGCAGCGGAATTGACCTGAGCGCCGCGACCTGGCGTAAGAGCAGCTACAGCAACGGCACGGGCGGGGAGTGCGTCGAGGTGGCCGAGGGCTTCCTCGGCGCTGCCCAGTGGCGCAGGAGCAGCTACAGCAACGGCACGGGCGGCGATTGCGTCGAGGTGGCTGACGGCCTCACCGGGGTGGTCCCCGTGCGGGATTCCAAGCGGCCCGACGGCGGGGTGGTCATGATCGGCGCCGCGGCCTGGGGGCCCTTCGTGGCCTCGCTCAAGGGCCGCTGA
- a CDS encoding DUF5753 domain-containing protein — protein sequence MPRAADETIETLVAARMGRAKLFDGECPPDFWAVLDESVLRRPVLPAPQMAELLEYIAAVVRRTRSILQIVPETTAAHALMMGMARFMTFPDAPPVVYVESLHSGQLIDFPALVKEYRRSYDLLRAVALPPEASLALLDAAAEDYRDGKQRN from the coding sequence ATGCCGCGGGCGGCCGACGAGACGATCGAGACGCTGGTGGCGGCCCGGATGGGCCGGGCGAAGCTCTTCGACGGGGAGTGCCCGCCCGACTTCTGGGCGGTGCTCGACGAGTCGGTGCTCCGCCGCCCGGTGCTGCCCGCGCCGCAGATGGCGGAGCTGCTGGAGTACATCGCGGCCGTGGTCCGCCGGACCAGGTCCATTCTGCAGATCGTCCCGGAAACGACCGCTGCGCACGCGCTCATGATGGGCATGGCGAGGTTCATGACCTTCCCGGACGCGCCGCCCGTGGTCTACGTGGAGAGCCTGCACAGCGGCCAACTCATCGACTTTCCCGCCCTCGTGAAGGAGTACCGCAGGTCTTACGATCTGTTGAGGGCCGTCGCCTTGCCGCCGGAGGCGTCCCTGGCCCTCCTCGACGCTGCGGCAGAGGACTACCGAGATGGCAAGCAGCGGAATTGA